One stretch of Muribaculum intestinale DNA includes these proteins:
- the clpX gene encoding ATP-dependent Clp protease ATP-binding subunit ClpX, with protein sequence MAKKSTPVCSFCGRPADMTEGMIPSATNSGTYICTDCVDAMEQMIKELRNEQSSSGDSSETKLDDIPKPKEIRAFLDQYVIGQDDAKKYLSVAVYNHYKRLAQDADDIDIEKSNIILVGPTGTGKTLLAKTIARLLNVPFTIVDATVLTQAGYVGEDIESLLTRLLQVADYDVAKAEKGIVFIDEIDKIARKGDNPSITRDVSGEGVQQGLLKLLEGSVVNVPPQGGRKHPEQRMIPVNTKNILFICGGAFDGIEQKIAHRLNTHVVGYSTDQGRQRIKRENYLKYVMPQDLKSFGLIPEIIGRLPILTNLEPLDREALRRVLTEPKNAIVRQYQKLFAMDGVELSFDDAALELIVDKAIEYKLGARGLRSIVETIMIDSMFEIPSSDDQSFTVTREYALEQLEKANFEAAHSDAK encoded by the coding sequence ATGGCAAAAAAATCAACACCGGTATGCTCATTCTGCGGCCGGCCGGCCGACATGACTGAAGGTATGATACCTTCGGCCACTAATTCCGGCACGTATATCTGCACCGACTGTGTCGACGCCATGGAGCAGATGATAAAAGAGTTGAGAAACGAACAATCATCATCCGGCGACAGCAGCGAGACAAAACTCGACGATATACCCAAGCCCAAGGAAATACGCGCATTCCTTGACCAATACGTAATCGGTCAGGACGATGCGAAAAAATACCTGTCAGTAGCCGTATACAACCATTACAAACGCCTTGCACAGGATGCTGACGATATCGACATCGAAAAAAGCAACATAATTCTTGTCGGACCTACAGGTACCGGCAAGACACTTCTTGCCAAGACAATTGCACGATTGCTCAACGTACCGTTCACTATTGTCGATGCCACTGTCCTGACTCAGGCAGGCTACGTGGGCGAAGATATCGAGAGTCTGCTTACGCGCCTGCTTCAGGTTGCCGACTATGACGTGGCAAAAGCTGAAAAAGGGATTGTATTCATAGATGAAATCGACAAAATAGCCCGCAAGGGCGACAATCCCTCAATCACCCGTGACGTAAGTGGGGAAGGAGTGCAGCAGGGACTTCTCAAGCTCCTTGAAGGTTCGGTTGTCAATGTGCCGCCACAAGGAGGAAGAAAACACCCCGAGCAGCGTATGATTCCCGTCAACACGAAGAACATTCTGTTTATCTGCGGAGGCGCTTTTGACGGAATCGAGCAGAAAATAGCCCACCGCCTCAACACTCATGTTGTAGGATATTCGACCGACCAGGGGCGCCAGCGCATAAAACGCGAAAATTATCTGAAATATGTGATGCCGCAGGATTTGAAATCTTTTGGTCTCATCCCCGAGATTATAGGTCGACTCCCTATCCTCACAAATCTTGAGCCTCTTGACCGCGAAGCTCTGCGACGCGTGCTAACCGAACCGAAAAATGCAATTGTACGCCAGTACCAGAAGCTATTCGCTATGGACGGTGTAGAGCTTTCTTTCGACGATGCCGCTCTGGAACTCATTGTCGACAAGGCTATTGAATATAAACTCGGAGCGCGAGGTCTGCGGTCGATTGTAGAGACAATAATGATTGACAGCATGTTCGAGATTCCGTCATCCGACGACCAATCATTTACCGTAACGCGTGAATATGCATTAGAGCAGCTTGAAAAAGCCAACTTTGAAGCCGCACATTCAGATGCAAAATAA
- the clpP gene encoding ATP-dependent Clp endopeptidase proteolytic subunit ClpP: MNNDFRNYAVKHCGLNGLALDQYIAAANAANITSSYISPTIIEERQLNVAQMDVFSRLMMDRIIFLGTDVNDYTANVIQAQLLYLDSSDPGKDVSIYINSPGGSVYAGLGIYDTMQYISSDVATICTGMAASMAAVLLVSGAAGKRYALKHSRVMIHQPMGGAQGQASDIEITAREIQKLKKELYTIIADHSGQQFEKVERDSDRDYWMTAEEAKEYGMIDQVLVKAKH, from the coding sequence ATGAACAACGACTTTAGAAACTACGCTGTAAAGCATTGCGGGCTTAACGGCCTGGCGCTTGACCAATATATCGCCGCCGCCAATGCCGCCAACATCACTTCCAGCTATATCTCTCCCACTATCATAGAAGAACGCCAGCTAAACGTAGCCCAGATGGATGTATTCTCCCGTCTCATGATGGATCGAATCATCTTTCTCGGCACAGATGTCAACGATTATACCGCCAACGTGATTCAGGCACAGCTCCTGTATCTCGACTCGTCCGATCCCGGCAAGGATGTCTCCATTTATATCAATTCACCCGGAGGTTCGGTATATGCAGGTCTTGGTATATACGACACGATGCAGTACATCTCATCGGATGTAGCCACAATCTGTACCGGCATGGCCGCATCTATGGCTGCAGTATTGCTTGTATCCGGCGCTGCCGGAAAGCGCTATGCGCTGAAGCACTCCCGCGTCATGATTCATCAGCCGATGGGTGGTGCTCAAGGTCAGGCCAGCGACATCGAAATCACTGCCCGGGAGATACAAAAACTAAAAAAAGAACTTTACACCATCATCGCCGACCACTCAGGCCAGCAGTTCGAAAAGGTAGAACGCGACTCCGACCGCGACTATTGGATGACCGCAGAAGAAGCCAAAGAGTATGGCATGATTGACCAGGTACTTGTAAAAGCCAAACACTAA
- the hisH gene encoding imidazole glycerol phosphate synthase subunit HisH yields the protein MIAVVRYNAGNVFSVECALNRLGVEFVLTADEKTLRSADKVIFPGVGEAAAAMHHLRSTGLDRVLCNLTNPVLGICIGQQLMCRHSEEGDVDCLGIFDADVRRLVSTEHNFKIPHTGWDTVTVTAPDGPVPEMLDGQYFYYVHSYVVPVNSDTAAITDYCGPWSAAMHRDNFYAVQFHPEKSGAAGTCLLSHFLNL from the coding sequence ATGATAGCAGTAGTAAGATATAACGCCGGAAATGTATTTTCCGTAGAGTGTGCACTCAACCGTCTCGGCGTTGAGTTTGTACTGACTGCCGACGAGAAGACCTTGCGTTCTGCCGACAAGGTAATTTTCCCCGGCGTTGGCGAGGCCGCCGCTGCCATGCACCATCTTCGTAGCACAGGCCTCGACCGTGTGCTTTGCAACCTCACAAATCCGGTGTTAGGCATATGTATCGGACAGCAACTGATGTGCCGCCATTCCGAGGAGGGAGATGTTGACTGCCTCGGGATATTTGACGCGGACGTAAGACGCCTCGTATCCACCGAGCATAATTTCAAGATACCTCATACCGGCTGGGACACAGTAACCGTTACGGCTCCCGACGGCCCCGTACCGGAGATGCTCGACGGGCAATATTTCTATTATGTGCACAGCTATGTCGTACCTGTAAACTCTGATACAGCCGCAATAACCGATTATTGTGGTCCGTGGAGCGCCGCTATGCATCGCGACAACTTCTATGCCGTACAGTTCCATCCCGAAAAGAGCGGAGCCGCCGGCACTTGCCTACTCTCTCACTTTCTTAACTTGTGA
- the recQ gene encoding DNA helicase RecQ produces the protein MPNKSSFLTDELKKHFGFDTFKGNQEAIITSLMEGNDTFVLMPTGGGKSLCYQLPALLMPGTAIVISPLIALMKNQVDAMRSFSEVDTIAHFLNSSLSKAAIEEVKADILSGKTKLLYVAPESLTKEDNIEFLKTVPISFYAVDEAHCISEWGHDFRPEYRRIRPIINEICPRPVIALTATATPKVQHDIQKNLGMQNATLFKSSFNRTNLYYEVRPKTSTIDRDIIRFIKQQPGKSGIIYCLSRKKVEELAEILRLNNIRALPYHAGLDQSTRAANQDAFLLEKVDVIVATIAFGMGIDKPDVRFVIHYDIPKSLEGYYQETGRAGRDGGEGKCIAFYMHKDLQKMEKFMQGKPLAEQEIGRQLLLETAAYAESSLCRRKLLLLYFGEKYTEENCGNCDNCLNPKKLVEAKDELCAVIETVSALKEKFKPEQIIDVMLGKNTSTVKTDAQDELEVFGCMQGSDSRTLSTIIRQAQIAGYLDRDIENFGILKLTAKGKAYYKKPTSFKVVEDNDFSEEEEEQVMKSGAACAVDPELYNILKDLRKKMAKRLELPPYVIFQDPSLEAMATTYPITIDELQNIPGVGAGKAKRYGEDFLKVIKAHVEENEIERPEDLRVRSVANKSKLKISIIQGIDRKIGLDSLAESKGLEFSELLDEVEAIVYSGTKININYFLDEIMDDDRQTDIFEYFKESESDDLEAAIDELGNEYSEEEIRLVRIKFLSELGN, from the coding sequence ATGCCAAACAAGTCGTCCTTCCTCACCGATGAGCTGAAAAAGCATTTTGGATTTGACACATTCAAAGGCAACCAGGAAGCCATTATCACCTCTCTGATGGAGGGGAACGACACATTTGTGCTTATGCCCACCGGCGGCGGCAAATCATTATGCTACCAACTGCCGGCATTACTGATGCCGGGGACCGCGATTGTGATTTCGCCACTGATTGCCCTGATGAAAAATCAGGTGGATGCGATGCGCAGCTTCAGCGAGGTCGACACCATAGCCCACTTCCTGAATTCATCACTGTCAAAAGCAGCCATAGAAGAAGTAAAGGCCGATATCCTTTCCGGCAAGACAAAGCTGCTGTACGTTGCGCCCGAATCTCTTACAAAAGAAGACAATATTGAATTTCTAAAAACAGTACCCATTTCTTTCTACGCAGTCGACGAAGCTCACTGCATATCGGAGTGGGGCCATGACTTCCGTCCCGAATATCGGCGTATCAGGCCTATAATCAATGAAATCTGTCCACGTCCGGTAATTGCGTTGACGGCAACTGCGACCCCAAAAGTTCAGCACGACATACAGAAGAATCTCGGCATGCAGAACGCCACACTCTTCAAATCGTCGTTCAACCGCACCAACCTTTATTACGAAGTGAGGCCCAAAACCTCGACAATCGACCGGGATATAATACGCTTTATCAAGCAGCAACCCGGGAAAAGCGGCATTATATACTGTCTGAGCCGTAAGAAAGTCGAAGAGCTTGCGGAAATACTTCGCCTTAACAACATCCGTGCCCTCCCCTACCATGCCGGACTCGACCAGAGCACAAGAGCCGCCAACCAGGATGCGTTTCTGCTTGAGAAAGTCGATGTAATTGTCGCTACTATAGCGTTCGGCATGGGAATCGACAAGCCCGACGTAAGATTTGTCATTCACTATGACATACCGAAATCTCTTGAAGGATATTACCAAGAGACCGGACGTGCAGGGCGCGACGGCGGAGAAGGCAAATGCATTGCATTCTATATGCATAAGGATCTCCAGAAAATGGAGAAATTCATGCAGGGCAAGCCGTTGGCCGAGCAGGAAATAGGCCGACAGCTGTTGCTTGAGACTGCGGCATATGCGGAGTCGTCACTGTGCAGAAGGAAACTGTTGTTGCTCTACTTCGGTGAAAAATACACTGAAGAAAACTGCGGGAACTGTGATAACTGTTTAAACCCAAAGAAACTCGTGGAAGCTAAAGATGAACTTTGCGCCGTAATTGAAACCGTCAGCGCACTGAAAGAAAAATTCAAGCCCGAGCAGATTATTGATGTTATGCTCGGGAAAAACACCTCGACTGTCAAGACCGATGCCCAGGACGAGCTTGAAGTATTCGGCTGTATGCAGGGCAGTGATTCACGTACACTTTCTACAATTATCCGTCAGGCACAGATTGCAGGATATCTCGACCGCGATATCGAGAATTTCGGCATACTGAAACTGACCGCAAAAGGCAAGGCGTACTACAAAAAACCTACATCCTTCAAAGTAGTTGAAGACAATGACTTCAGCGAAGAGGAGGAAGAACAGGTAATGAAAAGCGGCGCAGCCTGCGCAGTCGATCCTGAATTATACAATATCCTTAAGGATTTGAGAAAGAAGATGGCCAAACGCCTCGAACTTCCTCCCTACGTGATATTCCAGGATCCCTCACTCGAGGCAATGGCCACTACATATCCCATCACAATCGATGAACTTCAGAATATACCGGGCGTAGGAGCCGGAAAGGCAAAACGCTATGGCGAGGATTTCCTGAAAGTGATAAAGGCCCATGTCGAGGAAAACGAGATTGAACGTCCCGAGGATTTACGTGTGCGCAGTGTCGCAAACAAAAGCAAATTAAAAATCTCAATCATCCAAGGCATTGACCGCAAAATCGGGCTCGACTCTCTTGCCGAAAGCAAAGGACTCGAATTCTCCGAACTTCTTGACGAAGTTGAAGCCATCGTATACTCAGGCACAAAGATAAACATCAATTATTTCCTTGACGAGATAATGGATGACGACCGTCAGACCGACATTTTCGAATATTTCAAGGAGAGCGAGAGCGATGACCTTGAAGCTGCTATCGATGAACTCGGCAATGAGTACAGCGAAGAGGAAATCAGACTGGTGCGCATCAAGTTCCTGTCAGAGCTCGGCAACTGA
- the purU gene encoding formyltetrahydrofolate deformylase encodes MEKKEKDTAILLMNCPDQPGIIAVITDFITVNGGNIMYLDQYVDKANGIFYMRVEWDLDGFIIPKEKISDYFNTLYAKRYELMYSLKFSSQKQRMAIFVSKMSHCLYDILARVVAGEWDVEVPVIISNHPDMEKVARQFGIRYEVFHITKDNKEQMEAAEMALLRELNVDFIVLARYMQVLSSDFISHYPHHIINIHHSFLPAFVGAKPYHAAYDRGVKLIGATSHYVTTDLDAGPIIEQDITRITHKDTIDDLVKKGRDLEKIVLSRAVEKHIQRKILTYNNKTVVFS; translated from the coding sequence GTGGAAAAGAAAGAAAAAGATACAGCAATTCTGCTTATGAATTGCCCCGACCAGCCGGGAATCATAGCGGTGATAACCGATTTCATCACCGTAAACGGCGGCAATATCATGTACCTTGACCAGTATGTTGATAAAGCCAACGGGATTTTCTATATGCGTGTTGAATGGGACCTTGACGGATTTATCATCCCCAAAGAGAAGATAAGCGACTATTTCAACACCCTATATGCAAAGCGCTATGAGTTGATGTATTCTCTGAAGTTCTCGTCACAGAAACAACGCATGGCCATCTTTGTAAGCAAAATGTCGCATTGCCTTTATGACATCCTCGCACGCGTTGTAGCCGGTGAATGGGATGTTGAAGTCCCGGTCATCATATCAAACCATCCCGATATGGAAAAGGTGGCACGACAGTTTGGCATAAGATATGAAGTATTCCACATCACAAAGGACAACAAAGAGCAGATGGAAGCAGCCGAAATGGCGCTCCTGCGTGAGCTCAATGTCGACTTCATAGTACTCGCTCGCTACATGCAGGTGCTCTCTTCCGACTTCATCAGCCATTACCCCCACCACATTATAAACATACACCATTCCTTCCTCCCGGCTTTCGTTGGAGCCAAACCTTATCATGCCGCTTACGACAGAGGAGTGAAACTTATTGGGGCCACCTCTCATTATGTGACTACCGATCTTGATGCAGGTCCGATTATCGAACAGGACATCACGCGCATAACACATAAGGATACGATTGACGATTTGGTAAAAAAAGGTCGTGACCTTGAAAAAATAGTGCTGTCGAGAGCAGTCGAGAAACATATCCAGAGAAAGATTCTCACTTACAACAACAAGACTGTAGTATTCAGCTGA
- a CDS encoding trigger factor, with the protein MNVTLDKTDNVSAVLNVSIEENDYKPEVEKKLKEIARNANIPGFRKGHVPAGMIQKRFGKQATSDAINDIVYNAVVGYIRDNKLAVLGQPVPVDVKELDLDNQKDFQFQYLLALVPEINVELNKDVHIPYYKINVTDEMVNEQSDKFRERFGAQVPGEAVEPNALVKGSIMELDAEGNVKTDEDAIQMINGIVAPMYFKDKAEAEKFAGKKIDDKVVFNPWKTCDGNPAELSSMLGIDKEKAADVKGDFEMAISEIIVVRPAELNQELFDNVLGKDAATDESQYLAGVKTMIERDLEQNSKYVFRADVQKYMTEKYGNMEIPAETLKKWLVATNEGINAENVDTEFEKMLPSLKWQLIKERMAELCEIKIEEKDLTDFAKMIARQQFAQYGMTNVPDDTLEEYAKRILADKNYRPRLIEEVGDSKLFNAVEAKVSLDEKAVSLDEFKEIAQNL; encoded by the coding sequence ATGAACGTCACACTTGACAAGACCGACAACGTGAGCGCCGTGCTCAATGTGTCTATTGAAGAAAACGACTACAAGCCCGAAGTAGAGAAAAAACTTAAGGAAATCGCCCGCAACGCCAATATCCCCGGATTCCGCAAAGGTCATGTACCCGCAGGCATGATTCAGAAAAGATTCGGCAAGCAGGCCACATCCGATGCTATCAACGACATAGTATACAACGCTGTCGTAGGCTATATCCGCGACAACAAACTCGCAGTCCTCGGACAGCCCGTACCCGTAGATGTAAAAGAACTTGACCTCGACAACCAGAAGGATTTCCAGTTCCAGTACCTCCTCGCCCTCGTGCCTGAAATCAATGTAGAGCTCAATAAGGACGTGCATATCCCCTATTATAAGATTAATGTAACCGACGAGATGGTCAATGAGCAGAGCGATAAGTTCCGTGAACGCTTCGGCGCTCAGGTGCCCGGAGAGGCCGTCGAACCGAATGCTCTTGTAAAAGGCTCAATAATGGAGCTGGATGCAGAAGGCAACGTAAAGACCGACGAAGACGCTATCCAGATGATCAACGGCATTGTTGCTCCCATGTATTTCAAGGACAAGGCCGAAGCAGAAAAATTTGCCGGAAAGAAAATTGACGACAAGGTTGTATTCAACCCCTGGAAGACATGTGACGGCAATCCGGCCGAACTCTCTTCAATGCTCGGCATAGACAAAGAAAAAGCAGCAGATGTCAAGGGCGACTTCGAGATGGCAATCTCCGAAATCATCGTCGTACGTCCTGCCGAACTCAATCAGGAACTGTTCGACAACGTTCTTGGCAAGGATGCAGCTACCGACGAAAGCCAGTATCTCGCCGGCGTAAAAACTATGATAGAGCGCGACCTTGAGCAGAACAGCAAGTATGTATTCCGTGCCGATGTACAGAAATACATGACCGAAAAATACGGCAACATGGAAATTCCCGCCGAGACCCTCAAGAAATGGCTCGTAGCTACAAATGAGGGCATCAACGCCGAAAATGTCGACACCGAATTTGAAAAGATGCTCCCCTCTCTCAAATGGCAGCTGATTAAGGAGCGCATGGCCGAACTCTGCGAAATCAAGATTGAAGAGAAGGACCTCACCGACTTTGCAAAAATGATTGCACGCCAGCAGTTTGCACAGTACGGCATGACCAATGTTCCCGACGATACACTCGAAGAATATGCAAAGCGCATTCTCGCCGACAAGAACTATCGTCCGCGCCTTATCGAAGAGGTAGGCGATAGCAAACTCTTCAACGCCGTTGAGGCCAAAGTCTCCCTCGACGAAAAAGCCGTATCTCTCGACGAGTTTAAGGAAATAGCTCAGAATCTCTGA
- the purL gene encoding phosphoribosylformylglycinamidine synthase, whose amino-acid sequence MVVFFKKGANLVIAVETTHRPDATEAEKLSWLFGGATLLVATSLKGRFIGPRREMITPWSTNAVEITQNMGLEGITRIEEFVRTVEPEPRYDKMLQRVYEGLNSRIFTVAKTPDPIVYIDDISEYNKAEGLALSPDEEQYLRDLAAKLGRPLTDSEVFGFSQVNSEHCRHKIFNGTFVIDGEEKPMSLFKLIKKTSQVNPNKLVSAYKDNVAFVDGPKVDQFYPVNPDRPDYFEVKDLDTVISLKAETHNFPTTVEPFNGAATGTGGEIRDRLGGGKASLPIAGTAVYMTSYPRMAPEHRWELMMNPRVWLYQTPCDILIKASNGASDFGNKFGQPLICGSLLTFEHEENGKQYAYDKVIMLAGGVGFAAKKDALKGHPVANEKVVVMGGDNYRIGMGGGAVSSVETGQYDNAIELNAVQRANPEMQKRVSNVIRALAESDNNPIVSIHDHGAGGHLNALSELVEETGGKIHIDALPVGDKTLSAKEIVGNESQERMGLVIEEKDIDYVRTIAERERAPFYVVGETTGDDRFVFEQADGVKPIDLGMADMFGNSPKTVLTDTTVNVKYKDAVYDENRIEEYLTDVLSLEAVACKDWLTNKVDRSVTGKVARQQCQGEIQLPLSDCGVVALDYRGKAGIATSIGHAPQVALIDAAKGSVMAVAEALTNIVGAPMAEGLKSVSLSANWMWPCKNPGEDAALYRAVEACSDFVCELGINIPTGKDSLSMTQKYGNDKVYAPGTVIISAAGEVSDVRRTLTPVLQAKPSTLYYIDFSGTSLALGGSALSQVLNALGSEAPYVSDAKQFATTFNAVQTLVKKGMLLAGHDVAAGGLATTLLEMAFANCDGGIDFNTEAFVAAGESDLVKILFAENPALVVQVADEKCQRVEDALSAAGVRFFAIGTPCAERMLTVTHNGADHIFFIDHMRDVWFRSSYLMDAVQSGEKCAAERFENYKKQPIRYRFPSGFKGSLASRGLSLRRDGKSGVRAAIIREKGVNGDREMAYSLYLAGFDVKDVHMTDLMSGRETLEDVNMIVFCGGFSNSDVLGSAKGWAGGFLWNDKAKAALEAYYKRQDTLSLGICNGCQLMIELNLINPEHKRKTTMEHNVSHKFESQFLGLTIPKNDSVMFGSLSGSKLGIWVAHGEGRFNLPEPLSSYNIVAKYNYNSYPANPNGSRGAVAGLASADGRHLAMMPHLERAIFPWQCGYYPATRRSEDVTPWIDAFVNARRWIEDKTK is encoded by the coding sequence ATGGTTGTATTCTTCAAAAAAGGCGCCAATCTTGTGATTGCCGTCGAGACTACCCACCGACCGGATGCCACAGAAGCGGAAAAGCTGTCGTGGCTCTTTGGAGGCGCTACCCTCCTTGTTGCTACCAGCCTTAAAGGTCGCTTTATAGGGCCACGTCGGGAAATGATTACCCCGTGGAGCACAAATGCAGTGGAAATCACCCAGAATATGGGGCTCGAGGGGATTACCCGAATCGAGGAGTTTGTACGCACTGTCGAGCCGGAACCGCGTTACGACAAAATGCTACAGCGGGTTTATGAGGGCCTCAACAGTCGCATATTTACAGTCGCAAAGACTCCGGATCCGATAGTATATATCGACGATATTTCAGAATACAACAAGGCTGAAGGTCTCGCGCTCAGTCCTGATGAAGAGCAATATCTGCGCGATCTTGCAGCAAAGCTCGGTCGCCCGCTGACTGATAGCGAGGTGTTTGGCTTCTCTCAGGTCAATTCGGAGCATTGCCGTCATAAAATTTTTAATGGCACATTCGTGATTGACGGCGAGGAAAAGCCAATGTCGCTGTTCAAACTTATTAAGAAAACATCTCAGGTCAACCCCAACAAGCTCGTTTCGGCATACAAGGATAATGTAGCCTTTGTCGACGGCCCAAAGGTTGACCAATTTTATCCTGTAAACCCCGACCGTCCGGATTATTTCGAGGTGAAGGATCTTGATACGGTAATCTCGCTCAAGGCCGAGACTCACAACTTCCCCACTACTGTCGAGCCATTCAATGGCGCAGCCACAGGCACAGGCGGCGAAATCCGTGACCGTCTTGGCGGAGGCAAGGCCTCACTGCCTATCGCCGGAACAGCGGTTTATATGACTTCATATCCGCGAATGGCGCCCGAGCATCGTTGGGAACTTATGATGAATCCGAGGGTGTGGCTATATCAGACGCCTTGTGACATTCTTATCAAGGCTTCCAACGGAGCAAGCGATTTCGGCAACAAGTTCGGTCAGCCGCTTATATGTGGTTCGCTTCTTACTTTCGAGCATGAGGAGAATGGTAAACAGTATGCCTACGACAAGGTAATCATGCTTGCCGGCGGAGTTGGTTTCGCTGCTAAAAAAGATGCATTGAAGGGACATCCCGTTGCCAATGAAAAAGTAGTGGTAATGGGCGGCGACAACTACCGAATCGGTATGGGCGGCGGCGCTGTGTCGTCGGTTGAGACGGGCCAATATGACAATGCCATTGAATTGAACGCTGTACAGCGAGCCAATCCTGAGATGCAGAAGCGTGTCAGCAACGTGATACGCGCTCTTGCAGAGAGCGACAACAATCCTATTGTATCGATTCACGACCATGGCGCCGGCGGACATCTCAACGCATTGTCGGAGCTTGTCGAAGAGACCGGTGGCAAAATTCATATCGACGCACTGCCTGTCGGCGACAAGACGCTCTCGGCCAAGGAGATAGTAGGCAATGAGAGTCAGGAACGCATGGGCCTTGTGATTGAGGAGAAAGATATCGACTATGTGCGTACAATCGCCGAACGGGAACGTGCTCCTTTCTATGTGGTGGGAGAGACTACGGGCGACGACCGTTTTGTGTTTGAGCAGGCCGACGGTGTCAAGCCTATTGATTTAGGAATGGCCGATATGTTTGGCAACTCGCCCAAGACTGTACTTACCGACACTACGGTCAATGTAAAATATAAGGATGCGGTCTACGATGAAAACCGCATCGAGGAATATCTGACCGACGTGCTTTCGCTTGAGGCGGTAGCTTGCAAGGACTGGCTGACCAACAAGGTTGACCGTTCGGTTACAGGAAAGGTTGCCCGTCAGCAGTGCCAGGGCGAGATTCAGCTCCCTCTGAGCGACTGCGGAGTGGTTGCGCTTGACTACCGCGGAAAAGCCGGTATCGCCACATCTATCGGTCATGCACCACAGGTGGCGCTGATTGATGCCGCCAAGGGTTCTGTGATGGCGGTTGCCGAGGCTCTTACCAATATAGTGGGGGCTCCTATGGCCGAAGGGTTGAAGAGCGTTTCGCTCAGTGCCAACTGGATGTGGCCATGCAAGAATCCCGGAGAGGATGCGGCTCTTTATCGTGCTGTAGAGGCCTGCTCCGACTTCGTGTGTGAGCTTGGAATAAATATCCCTACCGGCAAAGATTCGTTGTCAATGACACAGAAGTATGGCAACGATAAAGTATATGCTCCCGGAACTGTCATAATCTCGGCGGCAGGCGAGGTAAGCGATGTGCGCCGCACTCTTACTCCGGTACTTCAGGCCAAACCATCTACATTATATTATATAGATTTTTCAGGCACCTCGCTTGCATTGGGTGGCTCGGCCTTGTCGCAGGTGCTTAATGCTTTAGGCAGCGAGGCTCCTTATGTTTCCGACGCCAAGCAGTTTGCAACTACTTTCAACGCCGTACAGACTCTTGTAAAGAAAGGTATGCTTCTCGCAGGACATGATGTGGCAGCCGGCGGTCTGGCAACTACACTTCTTGAAATGGCATTTGCAAATTGCGACGGAGGTATAGACTTCAATACCGAAGCATTTGTGGCAGCCGGCGAATCGGATCTTGTCAAGATTCTTTTCGCCGAAAATCCGGCACTGGTAGTGCAGGTGGCTGACGAAAAGTGTCAGCGAGTGGAGGATGCTTTGTCAGCGGCCGGTGTTCGCTTCTTTGCCATCGGCACACCATGCGCCGAACGCATGCTCACCGTAACCCACAACGGTGCCGACCACATCTTCTTTATTGACCACATGCGTGACGTATGGTTCCGTTCGTCATATCTGATGGACGCTGTGCAGAGTGGCGAGAAGTGTGCGGCAGAGCGTTTTGAGAACTATAAGAAGCAGCCTATACGCTATCGTTTCCCGTCGGGATTCAAAGGCTCGCTTGCGTCACGTGGTCTGTCACTCCGCCGTGACGGCAAATCGGGCGTACGTGCCGCAATTATTCGAGAGAAAGGCGTCAACGGCGATCGGGAAATGGCCTACTCGCTGTATCTGGCCGGCTTCGATGTCAAGGATGTGCATATGACCGACCTCATGTCGGGACGTGAGACACTTGAGGATGTCAACATGATTGTATTCTGTGGCGGATTCTCCAACTCCGATGTGCTTGGTTCTGCAAAAGGATGGGCCGGTGGATTCCTTTGGAATGACAAGGCCAAGGCTGCTCTTGAGGCATATTACAAGCGTCAGGACACCCTGAGCCTCGGTATCTGCAACGGTTGTCAGCTCATGATTGAACTCAATCTCATCAATCCTGAGCATAAGCGCAAGACAACCATGGAACACAATGTAAGCCATAAGTTTGAGTCGCAGTTCCTTGGATTGACCATTCCAAAGAATGATTCAGTTATGTTCGGTTCACTCTCCGGCTCGAAGCTCGGTATCTGGGTTGCGCATGGCGAGGGACGTTTCAACCTGCCTGAACCACTCTCAAGCTATAATATTGTTGCCAAATACAACTACAATTCTTATCCTGCCAATCCCAACGGCAGTCGTGGAGCCGTTGCCGGCCTGGCGTCGGCCGATGGCCGTCATCTGGCTATGATGCCTCACCTGGAACGTGCTATCTTCCCATGGCAATGTGGCTACTATCCTGCCACACGTCGCTCGGAGGATGTCACACCATGGATTGATGCATTCGTCAATGCCCGTCGTTGGATTGAGGATAAAACCAAATAA